In Terriglobus sp. TAA 43, a single window of DNA contains:
- a CDS encoding SGNH/GDSL hydrolase family protein: protein MAFLRSSGIVVLTGLLLLCSCGLPPTLIAPNGPLATYPVHAYVAVGDSITYGAYLSSPTTQSYPALIAYSRHWTGNNYAIGGDMACDVFPRQITPNRVAFSPSSGAVYSILIGTNDADTYGIGDYDSIFSNCQLAAITWLATRPEDKLFPGDTSVIPSGACTNSVSNGAFTCLGPGALDFGSIKTTGAPLYLWYTVSDAASSDDTFTVSIDGTLTTLDVKPRVSLTTGKGSTSSIYLLRAPLSAGLHHVQLTTRATNVSILALASNRSSKPVVVAVGDIPNQLLTNPIASVASQLAYTQISRQNVETAISDGLDVRAVNDRDYMLGTSAEMHDQLHPNFQGQVNLAVAFASQLP from the coding sequence ATGGCCTTCTTGCGTAGTTCAGGCATTGTTGTATTGACTGGCCTTTTGCTGCTTTGCTCCTGTGGTTTACCACCAACGCTTATCGCGCCCAATGGACCTTTGGCCACGTACCCTGTGCATGCCTATGTTGCCGTCGGCGATTCCATCACCTACGGCGCCTACCTGAGTTCTCCCACCACGCAGTCCTATCCCGCACTCATCGCCTACTCGCGCCACTGGACGGGAAACAACTACGCCATCGGAGGAGACATGGCGTGCGACGTGTTTCCCCGCCAGATCACACCCAACCGTGTGGCGTTTTCGCCCAGTTCCGGCGCTGTGTATTCCATTCTCATTGGCACCAACGATGCGGATACATACGGCATCGGCGACTATGACTCCATCTTCAGCAACTGCCAGCTTGCAGCCATCACCTGGCTAGCAACGAGACCAGAGGATAAGCTTTTTCCTGGTGACACTTCCGTTATCCCGTCCGGAGCGTGCACGAACTCTGTCAGTAACGGGGCTTTCACCTGCCTTGGCCCCGGTGCGCTCGATTTCGGCAGCATCAAAACCACTGGTGCCCCGTTGTATCTCTGGTATACGGTCTCGGACGCCGCCTCATCAGACGACACCTTCACCGTCAGCATTGACGGCACCCTCACCACTCTGGATGTGAAACCAAGAGTCTCGCTCACTACCGGGAAAGGTTCCACCAGCAGCATCTATCTTCTGCGTGCGCCACTTTCAGCCGGCCTTCATCATGTCCAGCTCACAACCCGCGCGACCAACGTCAGTATCCTGGCCCTTGCCTCCAATCGCTCCTCCAAACCTGTGGTTGTCGCCGTAGGAGATATCCCAAACCAGTTGCTCACCAATCCCATCGCGTCTGTCGCCTCACAACTTGCCTATACACAAATCTCCCGACAGAATGTTGAAACTGCTATTAGTGACGGACTGGACGTTCGCGCGGTCAACGACCGAGACTACATGCTCGGCACCAGCGCAGAGATGCATGATCAGCTCCATCCCAATTTTCAAGGCCAGGTTAATCTCGCGGTTGCATTCGCCTCACAACTTCCTTGA
- a CDS encoding bifunctional (p)ppGpp synthetase/guanosine-3',5'-bis(diphosphate) 3'-pyrophosphohydrolase, whose translation MDLPQASPANPGNSDPSSSDSGRNLEAAVPALTPLSPQDSHRRGQTLPVANGIEAMLEMDNTANLAEPEGSLTSAEITPAPQPSGNPRSAQYLPGFPAALTTKIDADFETLLETVHAARPADDLEIIRNAWLFCLSQHEGQKRASGEPYVIHPLEVGQVLAEMKMDSTAIAAGLLHDAVEDTDVSSPEISRRFGPQVAHIVEGVTKLDRIKFANKEDHQAENIRKMLLAMVSDIRVVLIKMADRLHNMRTLAHLKPEKQTRIAKETLEIYAPLAHRLGMGKLRGEFEDLAFQYVDPERYLQLAQDVELLRNRGGSEFLSTIADRLNLELTRHGLPGRVEFRIKRLYSINSKLQAHASEGGSPELSSVHDLFAVRVITQTVQDCYAILGLLHSIWRPVPGRIKDFIAMPRPNLYQSLHTTLVGEGGYQFEVQIRTEEMHRIAEDGIAAHWKYKANETVNAKDEQRLAWVRQLMEWQKEMTDPNEFMSTLKIDLYPEEVYTFTPKGKVVVLPKDATPIDFAYTIHTEVGHTTTGAKVNGRIVPLRHRLRNGDIVEITTQTGHTPSRDWLSFVKSSRARNKIKHWLNEHQRERAIEIGRKLLEREARKFKVSLHKLSDDDYTRAANDYGLGNASDLLGAIGFGKYSARQTLNKLVPGSTTGHNAEGQGTESSQPGSVGAAINAGSLSAVPPSELSKMSDAIKRVYFGKGSDSLQVEGQNDLLVYRARCCNPIRGEEIVGYVTRGKGVAVHARSCPNVQNLLYESDRRINVEWAPDAPSAAGGAKPTRYPVRLIITCDDRSGMLKELTAIISDDDTNIRSVDSRANDDGTTATVEFVVETLDLRHLNKLTVDLRRVPGVREVQRVSKI comes from the coding sequence ATGGACCTCCCGCAGGCGTCTCCTGCGAACCCCGGAAATTCTGATCCCTCCTCGAGCGACTCCGGTCGCAACTTGGAGGCGGCTGTACCTGCGCTCACACCGCTCTCCCCGCAGGACTCCCATCGCCGGGGACAAACCCTTCCAGTAGCCAACGGCATCGAAGCCATGCTGGAAATGGACAACACCGCAAACCTCGCCGAGCCCGAAGGCTCACTGACGTCCGCAGAGATCACACCCGCGCCGCAGCCCTCCGGCAACCCGCGATCCGCGCAATACCTCCCCGGCTTCCCCGCAGCGTTAACCACGAAGATCGACGCCGACTTCGAAACCCTGCTCGAAACCGTCCACGCCGCGCGCCCCGCCGACGACCTCGAAATCATCCGCAACGCCTGGCTCTTCTGCCTCTCGCAACACGAAGGCCAGAAGCGCGCCAGCGGCGAACCCTACGTCATCCATCCGCTCGAAGTCGGCCAGGTCCTCGCCGAAATGAAGATGGACAGCACCGCCATCGCCGCCGGCCTCCTCCACGACGCCGTCGAAGACACCGACGTCTCCTCCCCGGAGATCTCCCGTCGCTTCGGCCCGCAGGTCGCGCACATCGTCGAAGGCGTCACCAAGCTCGACCGCATCAAGTTCGCCAACAAGGAAGACCACCAGGCCGAAAACATCCGCAAGATGCTCCTCGCCATGGTCAGCGACATCCGCGTCGTCCTCATCAAAATGGCGGACCGTCTGCACAACATGCGCACCCTCGCGCACCTCAAGCCTGAGAAGCAGACGCGCATCGCCAAAGAGACCCTCGAAATCTACGCGCCACTCGCCCATCGCCTCGGCATGGGTAAGCTCCGCGGCGAATTCGAAGACCTCGCCTTCCAGTACGTCGACCCCGAACGCTACCTCCAGCTCGCGCAAGACGTCGAACTCCTCCGCAACCGCGGCGGGTCAGAGTTCCTCAGCACCATCGCAGACCGCCTCAACCTCGAACTCACCCGCCACGGGCTCCCCGGCCGCGTCGAGTTCCGCATCAAGCGCCTCTACTCCATCAACTCCAAGCTGCAGGCGCATGCGTCCGAAGGCGGCTCGCCCGAACTCAGCTCCGTCCACGACCTCTTCGCCGTCCGCGTCATCACGCAAACCGTGCAGGACTGCTACGCGATCCTCGGCCTCCTCCACAGCATCTGGCGTCCCGTCCCCGGCCGTATCAAGGACTTCATCGCCATGCCGCGCCCCAACCTCTACCAGTCGTTGCACACCACGCTCGTAGGCGAAGGCGGCTACCAGTTTGAAGTCCAGATCCGTACTGAGGAGATGCACCGCATCGCCGAAGACGGCATCGCCGCGCACTGGAAGTACAAGGCCAACGAAACCGTCAACGCCAAGGACGAGCAACGCCTCGCCTGGGTTCGCCAGCTCATGGAATGGCAGAAGGAGATGACCGACCCCAACGAGTTCATGTCGACCCTCAAGATCGACCTGTACCCCGAAGAGGTCTACACCTTCACCCCCAAGGGCAAAGTCGTCGTCCTGCCCAAAGACGCCACACCCATTGACTTCGCATACACCATCCACACCGAAGTCGGACACACCACCACCGGCGCAAAGGTCAACGGACGCATCGTGCCCCTGCGCCACCGCCTCCGCAACGGCGACATCGTTGAAATCACCACGCAGACCGGCCACACGCCCTCGCGCGACTGGCTCAGCTTCGTTAAGTCCTCACGTGCCCGCAATAAGATCAAGCACTGGCTCAATGAGCATCAGCGCGAACGCGCCATTGAGATCGGTCGTAAGTTACTTGAACGTGAAGCCCGTAAGTTCAAAGTAAGTCTGCATAAGTTATCTGACGACGATTACACTCGCGCCGCCAATGACTATGGTCTCGGCAATGCCTCTGACTTACTCGGAGCCATCGGCTTCGGTAAGTACTCCGCACGACAAACGCTCAATAAGTTAGTCCCCGGCAGCACCACCGGCCACAATGCCGAAGGGCAGGGCACAGAATCATCGCAGCCCGGCTCCGTAGGCGCGGCCATCAATGCGGGCAGTCTCTCCGCCGTACCGCCGTCAGAACTTAGCAAGATGTCTGACGCCATCAAGCGCGTCTACTTCGGCAAAGGTTCTGACTCACTCCAGGTCGAAGGCCAGAACGACTTACTCGTCTACCGCGCCCGCTGTTGTAACCCCATCCGCGGTGAAGAAATCGTGGGCTACGTTACAAGAGGCAAAGGCGTCGCCGTCCACGCCCGTAGCTGTCCCAACGTGCAAAACCTTCTCTACGAGAGCGACCGCCGCATCAACGTCGAATGGGCTCCTGACGCGCCCAGCGCAGCCGGTGGAGCCAAGCCCACCCGCTACCCCGTCCGCCTCATCATCACCTGCGACGACCGCAGCGGCATGCTGAAAGAGCTAACGGCCATCATCTCCGACGACGACACTAACATCCGCAGCGTCGACAGCCGAGCCAACGACGACGGCACCACAGCCACAGTAGAGTTCGTAGTAGAAACCCTCGACCTACGCCACCTGAACAAACTCACCGTAGACCTGCGAAGAGTCCCAGGCGTACGAGAAGTCCAAAGAGTTTCGAAAATCTAA
- a CDS encoding helix-turn-helix domain-containing protein — translation MDLNLFESLLYKDESESLDFKRDDYQLSLKNSEKKQDLLKDMLALANSWRETTAYLVLGIDDKKAAPRVVHGIPGGNLGRNLQQFVNSKTNRPLHFSYEEIVYQEKVVGVIAIPVQQRPVYAMNDFGQVKSYAVYVRRGDTNAIAAPDEVVKMAQSLLAAETQPQLSLQFADIATHNEIGYSVSLTCREIAIKEGEKVPTYSSGTIVGAYDNEEFYRDARDYLFDSQLFKPVGFSVANVSGKIAHNVILRMKVSSSEIELRCADDIGKKPSTRRNLVAKVLRFSDRNGVEVQKRGDFFDVKIKMGSIQPGVTEFSKEPIFFACCVSKTFEFSVAVAADNLMSPQQQKFTVNFTGEKVETPLDQLLDLFDGWR, via the coding sequence ATGGACCTGAACCTTTTCGAGTCCCTCTTGTATAAAGACGAGTCAGAATCATTGGATTTCAAGAGGGACGATTACCAGCTTTCGCTGAAAAATTCTGAGAAAAAACAAGACCTGCTCAAAGACATGTTGGCTTTGGCCAATTCTTGGCGCGAGACCACCGCTTATCTGGTCTTAGGTATAGATGACAAGAAGGCAGCTCCTCGTGTTGTTCACGGGATACCAGGGGGCAATCTAGGGCGAAATTTGCAACAGTTTGTTAACTCCAAAACAAATCGCCCACTGCACTTTTCGTATGAGGAAATCGTTTATCAGGAAAAAGTTGTGGGAGTAATTGCGATACCAGTCCAACAGAGACCGGTGTATGCGATGAATGACTTCGGGCAAGTAAAGTCTTATGCCGTCTACGTGCGTAGGGGCGATACAAACGCTATCGCAGCTCCGGATGAAGTGGTGAAGATGGCGCAGTCCCTCTTAGCTGCCGAGACTCAGCCACAACTGTCTTTGCAATTCGCCGATATAGCTACTCATAACGAAATCGGCTACAGCGTATCGCTGACGTGCCGCGAAATAGCCATAAAAGAAGGAGAGAAGGTTCCCACGTATTCGAGTGGAACAATCGTAGGTGCTTACGACAATGAGGAGTTCTATCGAGATGCACGCGATTATCTTTTTGACTCCCAACTCTTTAAGCCTGTCGGCTTTTCGGTTGCAAATGTGTCTGGAAAAATCGCTCATAACGTTATCTTGCGAATGAAAGTCTCAAGTTCCGAGATCGAATTACGTTGCGCAGATGATATAGGGAAAAAGCCTTCAACGAGGCGTAACTTGGTTGCGAAAGTGCTCAGATTCTCTGATCGAAATGGGGTCGAAGTTCAGAAGAGAGGAGACTTTTTTGATGTAAAGATAAAAATGGGTTCGATTCAGCCAGGAGTTACGGAGTTCAGTAAAGAGCCTATATTCTTCGCGTGCTGCGTCTCCAAGACTTTTGAATTTAGTGTCGCGGTGGCTGCCGATAACTTAATGAGCCCACAACAACAGAAATTTACCGTGAATTTCACAGGAGAAAAAGTCGAAACCCCGCTTGATCAACTCTTAGATCTATTTGATGGATGGCGTTAG